A genome region from Anopheles stephensi strain Indian chromosome 2, UCI_ANSTEP_V1.0, whole genome shotgun sequence includes the following:
- the LOC118505675 gene encoding uncharacterized protein LOC118505675 codes for MAGETNTDSSVEQTVSTKQQPVAEPAETSPEHVPVASAELVEDLKDAQSHAVTVVEVQEEAGKEVSLEVVAPSTPGPAHGEEKEASREESEAVQQIEAAVQESENGVMEQTNVVQAVDEEEQTESENRSTEPESVIATTEEASIAPVAVTEEVSTEATPAPEEPVAATEEISTEPTATPEDVASEPIAVKEDVSSAATEKPTTDLPAYLYKAMEQVASEQGFTAGQYKIEFDVGSNKGDGFVGQMFKAYLTEGDRREVFLCKIPPLNEARRRQFPTMTIFSRETLAYKTLLPAIFRYQESKGVAREDGFFNVPRCYYAECDEATEESVIIMEDLRLQDYRMWDKMVPVNYEHVKLTMQSLGRLHAVSLALKRDRPEEFEQFKVADPLQVVMPEGGPMAAMMVQMLQDAKETLEPHETKEQSKMQKLMDNFYQEMLGCTNSTTPEPYTVLGHGDCWVNNFMFNYKKGAPESIVLLDWQITRYVSPVLDLAYFLFCCTDEEFRRRHYDEMMNVYYHSLATLLEKLGHSPQEVFPRTALMRQLRRYGRFGILMAIFLVPMLCTRNEDLLDMDEAAERYRDTNEMDLNGMTMNANKQAYRTRMSAVIRDMVRYGYL; via the exons ATGGCTGGAGAAACAAATACGGATTCGAGTGTAGAGCAAACGGTATCTACGAAGCAGCAACCTGTGGCTGAACCAGCTGAAACGTCACCTGAACACGTGCCTGTTGCTTCCGCGGAATTAGTGGAAGATTTAAAAGACGCTCAATCACATGCTGTGACAGTGGTTGAGGTTCAGGAAGAAGCTGGGAAGGAAGTATCGCTTGAAGTTGTTGCACCGAGCACGCCAGGGCCGGCGCATGGTGAAGAGAAGGAAGCTTCCCGGGAAGAGTCGGAAGCTGTGCAACAAATCGAAGCTGCTGTGCAAGAATCCGAAAACGGTGTGATGGAGCAGACAAATGTTGTTCAAGCTGTGGACGAAGAAGAGCAGACAGAATCTGAAAACAGATCCACTGAACCGGAATCCGTGATTGCTACAACTGAAGAAGCCTCCATTGCGCCTGTTGCTGTAACGGAAGAAGTATCCACTGAAGCTACCCCTGCTCCGGAAGAACCAGTTGCTGCAACGGAAGAGATTTCCACAGAACCTACTGCTACCCCGGAAGACGTCGCCAGTGAACCTATTGCCGTAAAGGAAGACGTCTCTTCCGCTGCCACTGAGAAACCTACCACCGACCTGCCCGCGTATCTGTACAAAGCGATGGAGCAGGTGGCTAGTGAGCAGGGTTTTACCGCAGGACAGTACAAGATCGAGTTTGACGTTGGATCGAACAAGGGCGACGGTTTCGTGGGACAAATGTTCAAAGCATACCTCACCGAGGGTGACCGTCGGGAGGTGTTTTTGTGTAAAATCCCACCGCTGAACGAAGCACGCCGCCGTCAGTTTCCCACGATGACCATATTCAGCCGTGAAACGCTCGCTTACAAAACCCTGCTACCGGCTATCTTCCGTTATCAGGAAAGCAAAGGCGTTGCTCGGGAGGATGGTTTCTTCAATGTGCCCAGGTGCTACTACGCCGAATGTGACGAAGCTACCGAAGAGTCGGTCATCATTATGGAAGACTTGCGCTTGCAGGACTACCGCATGTGGGACAAAATGGTGCCCGTGAACTACGAGCACGTTAAGCTGACGATGCAATCATTGGGCCGATTGCATGCGGTCTCGCTAGCGCTGAAACGGGACCGGCCAGAAGAGTTTGAACAGTTCAAAGTGGCGGACCCGCTGCAGGTGGTGATGCCCGAGGGCGGCCCGATGGCGGCGATGATGGTGCAAATGCTGCAGGATGCGAAGGAAACGCTCGAACCGCACGAAACGAAGGAACAAAGCAAGATGCAAAAGCTCATGGACAACTTTTATCAGGAAATGCTGGGTTGCACAAATAGTACTACGCCGGAGCCATACACTGTACTGGGCCATGGCGACTGTTGGGTGAACAACTTTATGTTCAACTATAAG AAAGGAGCGCCAGAAAGTATCGTCCTGCTCGACTGGCAGATAACACGCTACGTGTCACCCGTGCTCGATCTCGCCTACTTCCTGTTCTGCTGTACGGATGAAGAGTTTCGCCGGCGGCACTACGACGAGATGATGAACGTGTACTACCACTCGCTCGCCACGCTGCTCGAGAAGCTTGGCCACAGCCCACAGGAAGTGTTCCCACGGACGGCGCTAATGCGTCAGTTGCGGCGTTACGGCAGGTTCGGAATTTTGATGGCCATCTTTCTGGTGCCGATGCTGTGCACGCGCAACGAAGATCTGCTCGATATGGACGAGGCGGCCGAAAGGTATCGCGATACGAACGAAATGGATTTGAACGGCATGACTATGAATGCGAACAAACAGGCGTATCGGACGCGGATGAGTGCGGTGATACGAGATATGGTGCGGTACGGGTATCTGTAG
- the LOC118505677 gene encoding uncharacterized oxidoreductase dhs-27-like, with protein MVLETKSDLSEEQVVAVESAPFIEETSEKASRVAEEPASEPFHSGAPQLDGRHELPKYFYTAMEQVAKGEGFNAGQYSVEVEDGSSKGDGFAGELFRAYLSEGDRREVYLCKIPPLNEARRQQFGTMAIFEREALVYNTFLPLMFAYQEEKGISREDGFFCTPKCYYAHYDGPTEEAIIVMEDLRQSEYTMFNKDKPVDYEHIRLAVEQLARYNAVSLAMKHDRPQQFAQFKVHDPMKDMMGPGNPFLMMLQKTGADAIETLEPHETKERAKVQKLLDNMVADFERFDKHELAEPYAVLGHGDCWINNMMYRYRRGAPEQVILLDWQSARYCSPILDLAYFILCCTDEEFRRRHYDEMMSVYYNSLAALLEKLGHSPQQIFPRTAFLRQLRQYGRFGLLLAAFVVPMMCTRKEDLLDMDATAEMFLETQNVDIAIYTKNTNQSAYRKRMSAVIRDAVRYGYI; from the exons ATGGTGCTTGAAACGAAATCCGACCTGTCCGAGGAGCAAGTAGTGGCGGTCGAATCTGCTCCCTTCATTGAAGAGACAAGTGAGAAGGCTAGTCGTGTCGCGGAAGAACCGGCGAGCGAACCATTCCATTCCGGCGCACCACAACTCGATGGCCGACATGAACTTCCGAAGTACTTTTACACCGCCATGGAGCAGGTGGCCAAAGGTGAAGGATTCAATGCCGGCCAGTACAGCGTGGAGGTTGAGGATGGTTCCAGCAAAGGGGATGGTTTCGCTGGTGAACTGTTCAGAGCTTATCTCAGCGAAGGTGATCGTCGGGAGGTGTATCTGTGCAAGATACCTCCACTGAACGAAGCCCGACGCCAGCAGTTCGGAACGATGGCAATCTTCGAGCGGGAAGCCCTTGTGTACAACACGTTCCTTCCACTGATGTTCGCTTACCAGGAGGAGAAAGGCATTAGCAGAGAGGATGGATTTTTCTGCACCCCGAAATGCTATTACGCGCACTACGATGGGCCGACCGAGGAAGCGATCATTGTGATGGAAGATCTACGCCAGAGCGAGTACACGATGTTCAACAAGGATAAGCCGGTGGATTACGAGCACATCCGGTTAGCGGTGGAACAACTGGCTCGCTACAATGCTGTCTCGCTGGCAATGAAGCACGATCGACCACAGCAGTTCGCCCAGTTTAAGGTGCACGATCCAATGAAGGACATGATGGGTCCTGGAAACCCCTTCCTGATGATGCTCCAGAAGACGGGGGCGGATGCGATCGAAACGCTCGAACCGCACGAAACGAAGGAACGGGCGAAGGTGCAGAAACTGCTCGACAACATGGTGGCGGATTTTGAACGGTTCGATAAGCACGAGCTGGCCGAACCGTACGCAGTGCTTGGCCACGGTGACTGCTGGATTAACAACATGATGTATCGGTACAGG AGAGGAGCACCGGAGCAAGTCATTCTGCTCGATTGGCAGTCGGCCCGCTACTGTTCGCCCATCCTCGACCTAGCGTACTTCATCCTCTGCTGTACGGATGAAGAGTTTCGCCGGCGGCACTACGACGAGATGATGAGCGTGTACTACAACTCGCTGGCAGCGCTGCTCGAAAAGCTTGGCCACAGCCCGCAGCAAATCTTTCCCCGAACCGCCTTCCTGCGGCAGTTGCGCCAGTAcggtcggttcggtttgcTGTTGGCCGCGTTCGTCGTGCCGATGATGTGCACGCGCAAGGAGGATCTGCTCGATATGGACGCGACGGCCGAAATGTTCCTCGAAACGCAAAACGTCGATATTGCCATCTACACGAAGAACACAAATCAGAGCGCTTATCGTAAGCGTATGAGCGCGGTGATAAGGGACGCGGTGCGGTATGGCTACATTTGA
- the LOC118505678 gene encoding uncharacterized protein LOC118505678 codes for MADQCNSTPIGNTNGPNGESVPNGEDDQVPELPQYLHAALNQLAPREGFTEGNFTIAFDFGSSKGDGFVGQMFKATISEGDRAEVYLCKIPPLDDDRREQFYSMTAFAREVLAYDRFLPTIYAYQRQKGIQSPEDGFFQTPRCYYAHCDEVAQESVIIMEDLRLRDFRLWNKHKIIDYDHAALFMSHLGRLHAISLAMKRDQPEQFEQFKLSNPFDPMLKADGPFRNMILSQLQMVIDALDEQDTVERAKMDQLKEEVFDELLRCGTAALAEPYAVVGHGDCWTNNMMFRYEEEKVREIIFFDWQVMRYVTPVQDIVYFIFCCTDEEFRRKYYHEMIDIYYRSLSTMLAKLQHDVGEVFPRSAFDEQLRVFGRYGILMGMFLVPMMCTRSEELPDIEALAHKMAESQQLNESFFKTTESNQQAYETRIRAVVKDCIRFGYF; via the exons ATGGCAGATCAGTGCAATTCTACCCCCATCGGAAACACCAATGGGCCAAATGGCGAATCGGTGCCAAATGGCGAGGACGACCAAGTTCCAGAGCTACCACAGTATCTGCACGCAGCGCTAAACCAGCTAGCCCCGAGGGAAGGTTTTACCGAGGGTAACTTTACGATCGCGTTTGATTTTGGATCCAGCAAGGGCGATGGGTTCGTGGGGCAGATGTTCAAGGCCACCATCAGCGAGGGGGACAGAGCCGAAGTGTACTTGTGCAAGATACCGCCACTCGATGACGATCGGCGTGAGCAGTTTTACTCGATGACAGCATTCGCTCGGGAGGTGCTGGCGTACGATCGCTTCCTACCGACGATCTACGCGTACCAGCGGCAGAAGGGAATTCAATCTCCGGAGGATGGTTTCTTCCAAACGCCACGCTGCTACTACGCGCACTGCGACGAGGTGGCCCAAGAATCGGTCATCATTATGGAAGATCTGCGACTGCGTGACTTTCGGCTGTGGAACAAGCATAAGATAATCGATTACGATCATGCCGCGCTGTTCATGTCACACCTGGGCCGATTGCATGCCATCTCGCTGGCGATGAAGCGCGATCAGCCGGAGCAGTTCGAGCAGTTCAAGCTATCGAACCCGTTCGATCCGATGCTGAAGGCGGATGGTCCGTTCCGAAACATGATCCTCTCGCAGCTGCAAATGGTTATCGATGCGCTGGACGAACAGGATACGGTCGAGCGGGCGAAGATGGACCAGCTCAAGGAGGAAGTGTTCGATGAGCTGTTACGCTGTGGCACGGCGGCACTAGCGGAACCGTACGCGGTGGTTGGGCATGGCGACTGCTGGACGAACAACATGATGTTCCGATACGAG GAAGAAAAAGTTCGAGAAATTATCTTTTTCGACTGGCAAGTGATGCGATACGTCACTCCGGTGCAGGACATTGTGTACTTCATCTTCTGCTGCACGGATGAGGAATTCCGGCGAAAGTATTACCACGAGATGATTGATATCTACTACCGATCGCTGTCGACGATGTTGGCAAAGTTGCAGCATGACGTTGGGGAGGTTTTTCCCCGGTCGGCTTTCGACGAGCAGCTGCGCGTGTTTGGCCGGTACGGTATACTGATGGGCATGTTCTTGGTGCCGATGATGTGCACCCGAAGCGAGGAGCTGCCCGACATTGAAGCGTTGGCACACAAGATGGCCGAATCGCAGCAGTTGAATGAGAGCTTCTTCAAAACGACCGAATCGAATCAGCAAGCGTACGAAACGCGTATCAGGGCCGTCGTGAAGGATTGCATACGGTTTGGATATTTCTGA
- the LOC118505679 gene encoding uncharacterized protein LOC118505679 produces the protein MPEILDASFPDYVVAGLEEVAREQGFTEGLYRFESESGSNMGDGFVGQLLKVFIRQEGRELVVLCKLLPENELRKQQGVPLFDRESQAYMEIVPQLLKFQRERAIPEGLPRFNNVPRCYYAKTNVDRRESVIIMEDLRLQAFRMWDKANPVNFEHARLLMLTLGRLHALSFAMKDQQPEEFAPCREFSDPMCQMLEQDPTNGFEKMMAGMCRRAIDTLEQHDTFRREKLEKIQNRCAQEIIACVDGKAAEPYAIIGHGDCWSNNMMFQYEEDDKTPKTIKLIDWQLSRYGSPVLDLVYFIFNCTDEELRSHSYQRLLSIYYNSLSEHLHNLGGNIERQFPRSAFRDQLKQFGRYGLLMSMMVLPIICTPNDELPDTDAAMEGFMNEMQNGNNDVELVYGTTEKAAIRYKKRMSGCIRDAVRFGYL, from the exons ATGCCGGAAATACTCGATGCTTCCTTTCCGGATTACGTTGTAGCCGGTCTGGAGGAGGTCGCCCGGGAGCAAGGCTTTACCGAAGGGTTGTACCGCTTCGAAAGTGAATCAGGCTCGAACATGGGTGACGGGTTCGTTGGCCAGCTACTGAAAGTGTTCATTCGGCAGGAAGGCCGTGagttggtggtgttgtgtaAGCTGCTGCCCGAGAACGAACTGCGAAAGCAGCAGGGCGTTCCGCTGTTTGACAGAGAATCACAGGCGTACATGGAAATCGTACCGCAGCTGCTAAAGTTCCAGCGCGAACGAGCTATTCCGGAGGGGCTGCCCAGATTCAACAATGTGCCACGATGCTACTACGCGAAGACTAACGTTGACAGGAGGGAGTCCGTGATCATTATGGAGGATCTACGATTGCAGGCGTTCCGTATGTGGGATAAGGCGAACCCCGTCAACTTCGAGCATGCGCGACTGCTTATGCTCACCCTGGGCCGTCTGCATGCACTCTCCTTTGCGATGAAAGATCAACAGCCGGAAGAGTTTGCACCGTGCCGTGAGTTTAGTGATCCAATGTGCCAAATGTTAGAGCAAGATCCTACGAATGGGTTTGAGAAGATGATGGCGGGCATGTGTCGTAGAGCGATCGATACGCTCGAGCAGCATGATACTTTCCGGCGAGAAAAGCTGGAAAAAATACAGAATCGATGTGCGCAGGAAATTATAGCCTGTGTCGATGGGAAAGCGGCCGAGCCGTACGCTATTATAGGGCATGGTGATTGTTGGTCCAACAACATGATGTTCCAGTATGAAGAGGAT GATAAAACTCCCAAGACGATCAAGCTGATCGACTGGCAGTTATCGAGGTACGGATCACCGGTGCTCGACTTGGTCTACTTCATCTTCAACTGTACGGACGAAGAGTTACGTTCCCATAGCTACCAACGGCTGCTGAGCATCTACTACAACAGTCTTAGTGAGCATCTGCACAATCTGGGCGGCAACATCGAGCGTCAGTTCCCGCGCAGTGCTTTTCGCGATCAGCTGAAACAATTCGGCCGGTACGGACTTCTCATGTCGATGATGGTGCTGCCCATCATTTGTACGCCGAACGATGAACTGCCCGATACGGATGCTGCGATGGAAGGATTCATGAATGAAATGCAAAACGGGAATAATGACGTTGAGCTGGTGTACGGAACGACAGAGAAGGCCGCCATCCGTTACAAAAAACGTATGTCGGGCTGTATTCGAGATGCTGTGCGATTTGGGTACCTATAA
- the LOC118505680 gene encoding uncharacterized protein LOC118505680, which produces MAERFKTVFPDCFSSALKQVAREQGFTEGLYRLESEAGSSVGDGFAGDLVKVHIRETGRELVVLCKLLPENELRKQQGVSLFDRESEAYIKILPLLLKFQRDKELPEGLPRFNNVPRCYFAKTAVDKMESVIIMEDLRLQAFRMWDKANPVNFEHARLLMLTLGRLHAISFAMKDQQPEEFAPCREFSDPMTKMLALDPKGTFKKTMAEMCRRAIDTLEQHDTFRREKLAQIQDCCLEEIEACVDGKAAEPYAIIGHGDCWSNNMMFQYEEDDKTPKTIKLIDWQLSRYGSPVLDLVYFIFNCTDEELRSHSYQRLLSIYYNSLGEHLHNLGGNIERQFPRSAFRDQLKQFGRYGLLIAMMILPIICTPNNELPDADAAMEELVKEDASGNSEVNFVYGTTEKAAIRYRERMAGSIRDTIRFGYI; this is translated from the exons ATGGCGGAAAGGTTTAAAACAGTTTTCCCAGATTGCTTCTCATCCGCGCTCAAGCAGGTCGCCCGGGAGCAAGGCTTTACCGAAGGATTGTACCGATTGGAAAGCGAGGCTGGAAGCAGCGTGGGTGACGGGTTTGCTGGCGATCTAGTGAAGGTACACATTCGTGAGACAGGTCGTGAGCTGGTGGTGCTGTGTAAGCTGCTGCCCGAGAACGAACTGCGAAAGCAGCAAGGTGTATCGCTGTTTGATCGCGAATCGGAGGCGTATATTAAAATTCTACCCCTGCTACTGAAGTTCCAACGCGACAAGGAGCTTCCGGAGGGACTGCCCAGATTCAACAATGTGCCACGCTGTTATTTCGCGAAAACTGCAGTTGATAAGATGGAGTCGGTGATTATCATGGAGGATCTACGATTGCAAGCGTTCCGTATGTGGGATAAGGCAAACCCCGTCAACTTCGAGCATGCGCGACTGCTTATGCTTACCCTGGGCCGTCTGCATGCAATCTCCTTTGCGATGAAAGATCAACAGCCGGAAGAGTTTGCACCGTGCCGCGAGTTTAGTGATCCAATGACTAAGATGCTTGCACTCGATCCGAAGGGCACATTCAAGAAAACGATGGCCGAGATGTGTCGCAGAGCGATCGATACGCTCGAGCAGCATGATACTTTCCGGCGAGAAAAGCTGGCGCAGATACAGGATTGCTGCTTGGAGGAGATTGAAGCTTGTGTCGATGGGAAAGCGGCCGAGCCGTACGCTATTATAGGGCATGGTGATTGTTGGTCCAACAACATGATGTTCCAGTATGAAGAGGAT GATAAAACTCCCAAGACGATCAAGCTGATCGACTGGCAGTTATCGAGGTACGGATCACCGGTGCTCGACTTGGTCTACTTCATCTTCAACTGTACGGACGAAGAGTTACGTTCCCATAGCTACCAACGGCTGCTGAGCATCTACTACAACAGTCTTGGAGAGCATCTGCACAATCTGGGCGGCAACATCGAGCGTCAGTTCCCGCGCAGCGCATTCCGCGATCAGCTGAAACAATTCGGCCGGTACGGACTTCTGATAGCTATGATGATACTGCCCATCATTTGCACGCCCAATAATGAGTTGCCCGATGCGGACGCGGCGATGGAAGAATTGGTGAAAGAAGATGCCAGTGGGAACAGTGAGGTCAACTTCGTTTACGGTACAACGGAAAAGGCAGCCATACGATACCGGGAGCGTATGGCCGGCAGTATTCGGGATACGATACGCTTTGGATACATATGA
- the LOC118505683 gene encoding uncharacterized protein LOC118505683 isoform X2 yields the protein MTETTVSVPAYVQEALLIVAQEQGFVRDHFSTEYELGSKSGDGYIGLIVRARFVSAGRPSLSVICKFPPEDPQQRKRFNAMLLFERETFIYQRILPAFEEIQLQHGVTRRDETYFGSYPKCFHAYCDAERGEAVLILEDLVAPQRPPMKLLDQYIPVDYEHVRVLMIALGKLNACSFALKHHRPELFDEIRQLSDVLSIVLDTEQTKPLTPRNCQLAASAFDPQKEPTRHRELLDLAQSMWPRTGAHIRGERAEPYAALNHGDCWTNNVMFGYDADGRVNDVCLFDWQMARYGSPALDYTLFIFLCAWHS from the exons ATGACCGAGACAACCGTGAGTGTTCCAGCGTACGTGCAGGAAGCGCTGCTGATCGTAGCGCAGGAACAAGGCTTTGTCCGCGATCATTTCTCCACCGAGTACGAGCTGGGATCTAAATCGGGCGATGGCTACATCGGACTTATCGTGCGAGCTCGTTTTGTAAGCGCCGGACGACCTTCGCTGTCGGTAATTTGCAAATTTCCACCCGAGGATCCTCAGCAACGAAAGCGCTTCAATGCGATGCTTCTGTTCGAGCGTGAAACATTCATCTACCAGCGTATATTGCCGGCATTTGAGGAAATTCAGCTGCAGCACGGTGTTACCCGGCGCGACGAGACATACTTTGGCAGCTATCCGAAATGTTTCCATGCGTATTGTGACGCCGAGCGTGGTGAAGCGGTGCTAATATTGGAGGATCTGGTGGCCCCACAGCGTCCACCCATGAAACTACTGGATCAGTACATCCCGGTAGATTACGAGCATGTGCGCGTGTTGATGATAGCGTTGGGAAAATTGAATGCCTGCTCGTTTGCTTTGAAACATCATCGACCGGAGCTGTTCGATGAAATTCGACAGTTGAGTGATGTGCTTTCCATCGTACTCGACACAGAGCAAACGAAACCTTTAACACCTCGCAACTGTCAACTGGCGGCATCGGCATTCGACCCACAAAAGGAACCGACCCGTCACCGTGAGCTGCTCGATCTGGCTCAGTCTATGTGGCCGAGAACGGGCGCACATATTCGAGGCGAGCGTGCAGAACCATACGCAGCGCTAAACCATGGAGATTGTTGGACGAATAACGTTATGTTCGGTTACGACGCCGATGGCCGCGTGAACGATGTTTGCCTGTTCGATTGGCAGATGGCTCGGTACGGATCACCCGCCCTGGATTACACGCTGTTCATTTTTCTGTGCG CCTGGCACAGCTAG
- the LOC118505683 gene encoding uncharacterized protein LOC118505683 isoform X1 encodes MTETTVSVPAYVQEALLIVAQEQGFVRDHFSTEYELGSKSGDGYIGLIVRARFVSAGRPSLSVICKFPPEDPQQRKRFNAMLLFERETFIYQRILPAFEEIQLQHGVTRRDETYFGSYPKCFHAYCDAERGEAVLILEDLVAPQRPPMKLLDQYIPVDYEHVRVLMIALGKLNACSFALKHHRPELFDEIRQLSDVLSIVLDTEQTKPLTPRNCQLAASAFDPQKEPTRHRELLDLAQSMWPRTGAHIRGERAEPYAALNHGDCWTNNVMFGYDADGRVNDVCLFDWQMARYGSPALDYTLFIFLCGELELRREKLDSLVAEFYNAFSTSLAQLGGDPEKAMPRVELEKQFVQFGRLALAMGTYALPNFAQLPAEICENPAVYQTDKRLQHYYTVMRELVKDVDQFEKIN; translated from the coding sequence ATGACCGAGACAACCGTGAGTGTTCCAGCGTACGTGCAGGAAGCGCTGCTGATCGTAGCGCAGGAACAAGGCTTTGTCCGCGATCATTTCTCCACCGAGTACGAGCTGGGATCTAAATCGGGCGATGGCTACATCGGACTTATCGTGCGAGCTCGTTTTGTAAGCGCCGGACGACCTTCGCTGTCGGTAATTTGCAAATTTCCACCCGAGGATCCTCAGCAACGAAAGCGCTTCAATGCGATGCTTCTGTTCGAGCGTGAAACATTCATCTACCAGCGTATATTGCCGGCATTTGAGGAAATTCAGCTGCAGCACGGTGTTACCCGGCGCGACGAGACATACTTTGGCAGCTATCCGAAATGTTTCCATGCGTATTGTGACGCCGAGCGTGGTGAAGCGGTGCTAATATTGGAGGATCTGGTGGCCCCACAGCGTCCACCCATGAAACTACTGGATCAGTACATCCCGGTAGATTACGAGCATGTGCGCGTGTTGATGATAGCGTTGGGAAAATTGAATGCCTGCTCGTTTGCTTTGAAACATCATCGACCGGAGCTGTTCGATGAAATTCGACAGTTGAGTGATGTGCTTTCCATCGTACTCGACACAGAGCAAACGAAACCTTTAACACCTCGCAACTGTCAACTGGCGGCATCGGCATTCGACCCACAAAAGGAACCGACCCGTCACCGTGAGCTGCTCGATCTGGCTCAGTCTATGTGGCCGAGAACGGGCGCACATATTCGAGGCGAGCGTGCAGAACCATACGCAGCGCTAAACCATGGAGATTGTTGGACGAATAACGTTATGTTCGGTTACGACGCCGATGGCCGCGTGAACGATGTTTGCCTGTTCGATTGGCAGATGGCTCGGTACGGATCACCCGCCCTGGATTACACGCTGTTCATTTTTCTGTGCGGGGAGCTCGAACTACGCAGAGAAAAGCTCGACAGTTTGGTGGCTGAATTTTACAATGCTTTCTCCACCAGCCTGGCACAGCTAGGTGGTGATCCGGAAAAAGCGATGCCACGAGTGGAGTTGGAAAAACAATTCGTACAATTTGGACGTCTGGCTCTCGCGATGGGAACCTACGCGCTGCCCAACTTTGCCCAGCTGCCGGCGGAAATTTGTGAAAACCCGGCCGTGTATCAGACGGACAAACGATTGCAACACTACTACACAGTGATGCGGGAACTTGTAAAAGATGTAGATCAATttgagaaaataaattaa